In the Cohaesibacter gelatinilyticus genome, GATTGCTTCTGGGGATAGCTTCTGCCGCCTGCTACGCGTTGTCCTATGTCTTGCGCAGAGCTGGGTTAGAAGACTTGGCTGATCCCGCATTTGCGACTTTCATTGGAGCTGCAACCGGACTGCTTGTCTTTTTAGGATTGGCTCTCGTAGCGAATAATCCTAGAGAGAAACTGCACTATATGACGATTGATCGAGGGATTTGGCCGCTCTGCACCGCGACATCACTGGCGATTGGTCAAACTCTGCAACTCTATGCCTTGCAAACCGCGTCAGTTGCCATTGTTGCCTTCATCGGTTCCATCGACATTCTTTTCACCACACTCTTCGCCGCTCTCCTGATGGGAGACAAAAATATTCGCAGTTTACGCTTTTTGCTCGCAATTCTGTTTGTTCTTGCTGGTTCGGCATTTCTGGTGTGATTGATAAATCTTAGGTTTGGATTTTCCGAACGCTTTGACGCTGAATGAGGCTGAATTCCAGATTGGAATGCTCTTGCGTGATTGCCTCGCCATTCAATATTTTCAGCAACTTATGCATTGCTAGCTTGCCAATTTCGCTGCGTGGCTGGTGAATGGTGCTGATTGGTGGAATGAAAGTACGGGCGAACTGAATATCGTCAAAGCCCATCAGGGATAAATCATCTGGCACTTTTAGCCCGGCTTGGGTGAGACCAAAGGCTGCCCCCATCGCCATTTCATCATTGGCGCAGAAGAGAGCGGTCGGTCGTGCAGGTTTGTCGAGCAATTGCGCTATGACATCAATGCCGCTTTGAATAGAGAAATCACCGGGAAGAATAGAAATATGGTCGCCGAGGCCAGCCTCACGCATCGCAGTTTCATAACCTTTGATACGCAGTTGGGTCAGAATATTGCTTTCGGGGCCGGATAAGTGGGCGATTTTCTGGTGACCCTGCGTAATCAGATGGTCAACGGCTGCTTTGGCTGCCGCTTTATTATCTATGCCAACATGGGCAATATTGGCTTCGGGAACAGCCTCACAAACCGAAATGACAGGAATGTTGCCGCCATCGCTGGTTGGCAAACTGCTGATCACTTGGTCAGGTAGATAGCCATTGAGTAGAAGAGCACCATCAGCTTTGCCATTTCGCAGAAAATCCATCAACCCTTCTGTGCGGCTGCCATCCTTGGAAGCATCCCCTATCAGGATGGTGTAGCCTGCCTCAGAGGCAATTTGTTCAATCCCGAGCAATATTTCAGAAAAAAATGTATTGCCGATATCAGGGACAATTACCAAGACAGATCCAGCTCGATTCCGACGTAGATTCTGAGCTGCAGAATTGATGCGATAGCCAGTTTTTCGGACAGCGTCCTGAACAGCTATCCTCGTCTTTTCTCTCACCAATTCCGGTTTCTGCAAAGTGCGGCTGACGGTTGCGGTCGAGACGCCAGCAATCTGTGCAACATCCTGAATCGTGGGCCGTGTGTCATGCTTCTCCATGGGTCTCTTTCATAACGATCTTGGCAATCAGGTCAAATGTAATCCTTTACAAATAATAATGTAATGGATTACATTTCATGGCAAGCAGGAAAATAACCGGGAAAAACCGGACTGTTTGGGAGGTCTGAATGCGGCTGAGTGTCAATCTGCTTTGTGCGACGGGATTCGTTGCGAGCGATGATTTATATCTGATCGATCTGGCGCAGCAGTGCGGATATGACGGAGTGGAAATTCCGCTGCTATCCGGTGATGTGGATCATTATCAATGGTTGGGTGGCGAGTTGGACAAGAGAGGCATTGCTCGCACCTGTACAGCCATTTGTCCCGACGCAGAAACGGATCCAACCAGCGCAGATAGCGAGGTCCGGTCGAAAGGTGTGTCTCATCTGGATTGGATTGTTGATTGCGCCTCGGCCATGGGAGCAGAAGTGATTGGTGGACCTTTCCATGCCCCTATCGGCCATTTTACCGGATCCGGCCCTACATCCGATGAATGGAAGCGGGGAGCAGAAGCGCATCACAGAATGGCTGAACGTGCGACGAAACTTGGAATGAAGTTGGCGCTGGAACCGTTGAACCGTTTTGAGAGCCATTATCTCAATACATCTGAGCAAGCCAAGCGCTATGCCGGGATGGTTGATCATCCCGCCTTCGGCATCATGTATGATACCTTCCATGCCCATATCGAGGAGAAGTCTCAAACAGAGGCGATCCATGAGCTTGGCTCGGTCATGAATGTTCTGCATGTATCCGAAAATGATCGCGGTATTCCGGGAACTGGTCAAATCGACTTTGCGGGCATATTCGCAGCAGCTCAAGACCAAAAATTTGATGGCTGGGTAGTACTGGAAGCGTTTGGTTCCGGATTGCCGGAGCTGGCTGCAGCCACACGCATCTGGCGGCCCATGTTCAAGGATCACGAAACCCTGTTTCAAGAGGGGGGTGATTTCATTCGCTCATGCTGGAGCCAGGTGGAGGTGCAAGTGTGAGTGAGATGGAAACAGGCCATTCGGTTTTTGAGTTGCGCGGTATCACCAAGAGCTTTCCCGGCATCAAGGCACTGGATGATGTGAGCTTTGATTGCAGAGCAGGAGAGGTTCATGCACTAGCCGGGGAGAATGGTGCAGGCAAATCCACGCTGATCAAGACCTTGTCCGGCGTCTATCAGGCGGATGAAGGCTCGGTTCATTTGTTGGGGGAGGAGGTGCGTTTCACCCATCCTCTGCAGTCCATTGAAGCTGGCATCAGCGTTATCTATCAGGAATTCTCTCTACTGCCGGATCGTAGTATTGCCGAGAATATCTTTCTGGGCCGAGAGCCGGTGCGTTGGGGAATTATCGATCATGCGCGTATGCGTGAGGAAACCAATGAAATCCTGACCATGTTTGGTGATCAGCACCAGCTCCATGCGGATAAATTGGTAGGAGAGTTGGCTGTTGCTGAGCAGCAGATGGTGGAGATTGCCAAAGCCATCTCATTGGATGCACGCGTGATTGTCATGGATGAGCCAACTGCGGCATTGAATGAGCAGGAATGTGAAATTCTATTTGCACTGGTTGAGACGCTTCGCGAGCAGGGACGTTCCATCGTCTATATCACTCATCGTATGCGCGAGATTCAACGGCTTGCCAATCGTGTGACTGTCCTCAAGGACGGTAGTGTTGCCGCCCGGTTTGATCATGTGCCCGAGGCTGACAAAATCGTCCATGCGATGGTTGGCAGGGATATCGGAAACTTCTATCCGGATCCTGCAAAAGCGCATGAAATCGGCGAAGTGGTTCTTTCCGTTGAAGAGGGAGGAAATGCGAGCTTATCTCAAATTTCTCTTGGCTTGCGAGAAGGCGAGATCACCGGATTTGCCGGGGTGCAAGGCGCTGGGCGCAATGCTTTGGCGCAAGCCTTGTTCGGGATAACCCCGTTTACAGAAGGGTCAGTCCATATCAATGGAAAGCGAGTGAGCTTTACCAGCCCACGCGATGCTATCCGATCAGGTCTTGTCATGCTGCCCGGAGATCGAAAATCTGAAGGTCTCGCTTTGATGCAATCGGTCGAGGACAACGGCATGATTTCGCCACGGGCTTTCTCGTCAATGTTTGGGTATCCGAAGCAAACAGCTCATGGCGATGTGAAAGACATGACAGTGGCCTTCAATGCGCTGGATCTGCGCGCTGCCCATTATGGCGTTGAAATCCAATCGTTATCTGGTGGTAATCAGCAAAAGGCCATTGTGGCTCGCTGGCTGGCGCTAGCACCCAAAATTCTGATCTTTGTCGAACCAACCCGCGGTATTGATGTCAATACCAAAGCAGGCATCTACCACCGCATGCGAGAGTTGGCGAGAGAGGGAGCAGCCATCATGGTGATCTCGTCTGATCTGCCGGAAGTGTTGGGTGTTTCCGATCGGATTTTGGTGATGAATGCAGGCAGGATTGTTGCCGAATTTGGTCGCGATGCAAGCGAGCAGGAAGTCATGCATGCTGCAACCGACGATGATCTGCTCAACACCCCAGCTCTTGGCACTGTAGGGCAATCTCCCGAAGTCACCTCTAGTGAGGGAGCGTTGCAATGATCGCATCAAAAAGCCAACGTTTGTCCCGTTTTGTGCCGGTATTCTTGTTACTGGCAGCTTTCGCAATCTACATTGCTATCGCTCTGGCTACCGGACAAGCGCAATATCTGACACTGGGCAATCTGGAAGGTTTGCTCGGACGCTCCATTGCGCTCGGTATAACGGCCATTGGTCAGACCTTTGCCATCCTGATCGCTTCGATTGATTTAAGCGTAGCCAACCTGATTTCAGTTTCTGCCGTCCTGGCTTCCTTCATCATGTCCGGGGACCCTGGCATGATCATTCCGGCAGTTTTGGTCGTCCTCTTGGTCGGCACTGTGGTTGGGGTGGCAAATGGATTGATCATCACACAATTGGAGGTCAATCCGCTGATTGCGACCCTTGGTATGGCTTTGCTTCTGCAAGGCCTGCTCTCAGCCTCTTTCAATAATTTTGCAGGGGCTGTACCTGAGGAGTTTCAGGCTTTTGCCTATGGCGAGGTTGCTGGTCTCTCCGTCAGTCTGGCCTTCTTGCTGCTGCTCACCCTGGCGGCATGGCTGGTGCTTCGCTTCACTCGTTTTGGCTCCAATATCTACTCGGTCGGTGGCAATGCAGATGCTGCGCGTCTGGCTGGAGTGAAGACCAAGCGCACAATCATCTTTGCTCATGTCATTTGCAGTCTTTGTGCCTCTGTGGCCGGGCTTTATCTCGCCAGTCGCTTGCGTTCTGGCGCACCATGGATCGGCCGAGATGGAGTCTATGATCTTGAATCCATTGCAGTTGTCGTGATTGGCGGTACGGCTCTCGCCGGAGGGCGAGGGGGTGTCTGGGGCACACTGGTGGGGGTGATGATCTTCTCGCTCATCGATTCCATTTTCAATCTTTCAGGCGTTGATGCCTTTGCCAAACAGATATTGCGCGGTGTCGTGATCGTGGCTGCCGTTGCGCTTTATGCCGCCAGAAGCAAGAGGATCGAGGCATGAGTGAGAGAACTGAAATCCAACCAATATCAGGATTGTCGCGCATGTGGGATCGTCTGAAGCAGATCAATCCGGTCTTTCTGGTGCTGCTGGCTCTGATCATTGTCATTGCAATCATTAGCCCGCATTTTCTGGCTCCGACCGGCTATATGAATTTCCTGAAACGAGCGGCACCCATCGCCATTCTGGCAGCAGGGCAATTGTTTGTGATTACATCCGGTGGCTTCGATCTCTCATCTGGTGCCTTGGTCACTCTGACGGTGATTGGAAGCTCAATCCTGCTCAATGGAGACCCCAATGCCACATGGTGGGTGATCTCTGTCATGCTGGGTGTCGGTGTGTGTGTTGGTGTCATCAATGCTCTGGTTGTCGCCTATCTGCGGGTACCGTCCATCATCGCCACACTGGGCATGATGATCACATTGGGTGGGATCGCCTTGACATGGTCAGGTGGTGCACCGCGTGGATATCTGCCCGATACGTTCCGTTTCTTTGGCCGAACGCTGATCAAGGATGTGCCACTGATCAAGATCCTGCCAGTTTCAGTCATCGTAATGGTGGTGATCTGCGGGCTCCTCTGGTGGCTCATGCACCGCACCAATTATGGCAAGATGCTGCATAGCCTTGGCGATAATCCGAAGGCAGCTGCTTTTGCTGGCGTGCCGACCGTTCCTGTGCGGATGCTCGCCTTCGTGCTCTCATCCTTATCCGCTGTGATTGCAGGTATTCTGCTTGGCGGTTTTGCGGGGGTTTCGACCGATGTGGGCACAGGGTTAGAACTTCAGGCGATCACCGCCGCTGTGATCGGTGGTGCGCAATTGTTGGGCGGACGCGGTGCCGTTGGCGCGACTGTTGCGGGGGCGTTGGTTCTACAGGCCATTTTCACACTTCTCAATATGCTCGGATTTCCCAAACCATTGCGCGATGTGGTGCAGGGATTGATCCTGATTTCCGCCGTTGCTTTGGCAACATATCGAAGACGTAAATCCGCCGGGTGATGCCGACCGGTAACAAGAACACGGCACAAGGGAGGAACATATGAATTTACTAAAACTCACCACAGCTCTGGTAGGCCTGTCCTTCATTGCAGGGGCCGCTCAGGCGCAAAATTATGATGATCCAAAGGAGTTTGCCAAACAAAAGGCCATGCTATCGGCCAAGGCCAATGGTCCGGCTGATAAGCCTTGGGAGCAGTATTTTGGCGATGTCACGGCTGATACGGCCAAATACAAGAAGGATGGCAAGGCCACCATCTGTTTTTCCAATGCAGGCGTGAACAATCCATGGCGCGTGGTTGGTTGGAACACCATGCAGGCCGAGGTCGATCTGCATAAGGATGAGATCGCGGACTTCGTCGTGACTGATGCAGAAGGGTCCGACGACAAGCAGATTGCCGATATCGATGATCTGTTGGCTGGCGGTAAATGTGACGTTTTGATCGTCTCACCCAACACGACCGCTGCTTTGACACCGGCGGTTGAAAAGGCCTGCGAGAAAGTGCCGGTCGTAGTCTTCGACCGTGGTGTGAACACCACTTGCCCGGTCAGCTTTATCAAGCCAGTCGGTGGTTATGGTTTCGGTATCCAGTCCGGTGACTATATCGCTCAGAATGCCCCAAAAGGTGGCTCGGTTCTGATGCTGCGTATCCTGCCCGGCGTGGATGTTCTGGAGACCCGTTATTCCGCTGCCAAACGCGTCATGGAAGAAGCTGGCATGAAGATTGTCGGTGCCGAATTCACCGATGGTGATCGTGCCAAGACCAAATCCATCGTCGAGGACTATCTGCAACGCGAAGGCAAACTGGATGCGGTCTGGATGGATGCGGGGGCGACTTCTGTTGCCGCAATCGAAGCCTTTGAAGATATGGGCATGGATGTTCCGATTGTCACTGGTGAAGATCAGCAGGATTTCTTGCAAAAGTGGCAGGCACTGGGTCTGAAAACCATCGCTCCGACCTATCCAACCTACCAGTGGCGCACGCCAATCATCGCATCCCTGAAGATCCTGAAAGGCGAAGCCATTCCGGGACCTGAATGGAACTTGCCGCAACCTGCTATCACAGCAGACAATCTGGCCGATTTTGTCAATCCAGATATGCCACCTCTGCATTATGCAGCCTGCGGCTGCGAAGGCATGCCGGATTATCCAAAGCGCTGGGGTGGCAAATAAGCCCCGGATTTCGCTTTAAAACCCAAGCCCTGACTTCGACGCCATAACCCCACCACCCATGTTGTCGAGGTCAAACCGGGCGGATCATGTTTGGTCCGTCCGGAACCAATATGTTTCAAGATATTGATTTCAAGGATCTTTCGCCATGCCGGGAACCATCAAAGGACCAGCAATCTTTCTGGCGCAATTTGCGTCCGACGAAGCACCGTTCAACTCCTTGCCTTCCATTGCAAAATGGGTGGGAAAGCTTGGCTATAAAGGGGTGCAGGTTCCGGCTTGGGATACGCGCTTTATTGACCTCGATAAGGCGGCGATCAGCAAGGGCTATTGTGATGAACTGAAAGGCCAATGCGCGGAGCATGGGGTCGAGATTACTGAGCTGGCCTCTCACCTGCTCGGGCAATTGGTTGCCGTGCATCCGGTCTATGATGCGCAATTTGATGCGTTTGCTCCATCGCATGTTCATGGAAATCCGCAAGCCCGGCGAGAATGGGCAGAAGATGCTTTGATCAAAACTGCCAAGGCTTCACGCAATTTCGGGCTCGATGTCAGTGCCTCCTTCACCGGTGCTCTGGCTTTTCCTTTTCTCTATCCTTGGCCACAACGTCCTGAAGGGCTGATTGAAGAAGCCTTTTCAGAACTCGCTCGTCGGTGGACACCGATCCTTGATGTTTATGAGGATCATGGTGTTGATGTGGCTTATGAGCTGCATCCCGGTGAGGATGTCTTTGACGGCGCCACCTTTGAGATGTTTCTGGAAGCTCTGGGTGGGCATCCACGTTGCTGTATCAATTATGATCCATCGCATTTCCTGCTTCAGCAGATGGATTATCTCGCCTTCATTGATATCTACCACGATCGGATCAAGGCGTTTCACGTTAAGGATGCAGAGTTTAATCCTGACGGACGGCAGGGTGTCTATTCTGGCTATCAGCCTTGGCTGAACCGGGCCGGGCGTTTCCGCTCGCTTGGCGATGGACAGGTGGATTTCAAAGGTATTTTCTCCCGCCTTGCCACACATGGCTATGAGGGTTGGGCCGTGTTGGAATGGGAATGTTGCCTCAAACACCCGGAGGACGGAGCGGCCGAAGGTGCGCCATTCATCGCCGATCACATCATACGTGTGACCGACAAGGCGTTTGACGATTTTGCAGGTGGAGAAACCGATCCAGCGATGCTCCGTCAATTGCTGGGATTTTGAATGGGTGAGAATGGAAGGGGAGAGACTAACAAATGAGCGTGATTAATCAGCCAATCAGATTGGGTATGGTCGGTGGTGGTCAAGGAGCCTTTATCGGTGCGGTTCATCGCATAGCATCTCGCATGGATGGGCAATATCAGTTGGTTGCTGGTGCTTTGTCATCAAACCCTGATCGCGCTCGTGCTTCTGGTGAAGAACTGGGGTTCGAACCTGATCGCATTTATACCGATTTCAATGAGATGGCTGAGCAAGAAGCCAATCGGCCTGATGGGATTGAA is a window encoding:
- a CDS encoding LacI family DNA-binding transcriptional regulator; its protein translation is MEKHDTRPTIQDVAQIAGVSTATVSRTLQKPELVREKTRIAVQDAVRKTGYRINSAAQNLRRNRAGSVLVIVPDIGNTFFSEILLGIEQIASEAGYTILIGDASKDGSRTEGLMDFLRNGKADGALLLNGYLPDQVISSLPTSDGGNIPVISVCEAVPEANIAHVGIDNKAAAKAAVDHLITQGHQKIAHLSGPESNILTQLRIKGYETAMREAGLGDHISILPGDFSIQSGIDVIAQLLDKPARPTALFCANDEMAMGAAFGLTQAGLKVPDDLSLMGFDDIQFARTFIPPISTIHQPRSEIGKLAMHKLLKILNGEAITQEHSNLEFSLIQRQSVRKIQT
- a CDS encoding sugar phosphate isomerase/epimerase family protein, coding for MPGTIKGPAIFLAQFASDEAPFNSLPSIAKWVGKLGYKGVQVPAWDTRFIDLDKAAISKGYCDELKGQCAEHGVEITELASHLLGQLVAVHPVYDAQFDAFAPSHVHGNPQARREWAEDALIKTAKASRNFGLDVSASFTGALAFPFLYPWPQRPEGLIEEAFSELARRWTPILDVYEDHGVDVAYELHPGEDVFDGATFEMFLEALGGHPRCCINYDPSHFLLQQMDYLAFIDIYHDRIKAFHVKDAEFNPDGRQGVYSGYQPWLNRAGRFRSLGDGQVDFKGIFSRLATHGYEGWAVLEWECCLKHPEDGAAEGAPFIADHIIRVTDKAFDDFAGGETDPAMLRQLLGF
- a CDS encoding substrate-binding domain-containing protein, with amino-acid sequence MNLLKLTTALVGLSFIAGAAQAQNYDDPKEFAKQKAMLSAKANGPADKPWEQYFGDVTADTAKYKKDGKATICFSNAGVNNPWRVVGWNTMQAEVDLHKDEIADFVVTDAEGSDDKQIADIDDLLAGGKCDVLIVSPNTTAALTPAVEKACEKVPVVVFDRGVNTTCPVSFIKPVGGYGFGIQSGDYIAQNAPKGGSVLMLRILPGVDVLETRYSAAKRVMEEAGMKIVGAEFTDGDRAKTKSIVEDYLQREGKLDAVWMDAGATSVAAIEAFEDMGMDVPIVTGEDQQDFLQKWQALGLKTIAPTYPTYQWRTPIIASLKILKGEAIPGPEWNLPQPAITADNLADFVNPDMPPLHYAACGCEGMPDYPKRWGGK
- a CDS encoding ABC transporter permease — encoded protein: MIASKSQRLSRFVPVFLLLAAFAIYIAIALATGQAQYLTLGNLEGLLGRSIALGITAIGQTFAILIASIDLSVANLISVSAVLASFIMSGDPGMIIPAVLVVLLVGTVVGVANGLIITQLEVNPLIATLGMALLLQGLLSASFNNFAGAVPEEFQAFAYGEVAGLSVSLAFLLLLTLAAWLVLRFTRFGSNIYSVGGNADAARLAGVKTKRTIIFAHVICSLCASVAGLYLASRLRSGAPWIGRDGVYDLESIAVVVIGGTALAGGRGGVWGTLVGVMIFSLIDSIFNLSGVDAFAKQILRGVVIVAAVALYAARSKRIEA
- a CDS encoding sugar ABC transporter ATP-binding protein, whose translation is METGHSVFELRGITKSFPGIKALDDVSFDCRAGEVHALAGENGAGKSTLIKTLSGVYQADEGSVHLLGEEVRFTHPLQSIEAGISVIYQEFSLLPDRSIAENIFLGREPVRWGIIDHARMREETNEILTMFGDQHQLHADKLVGELAVAEQQMVEIAKAISLDARVIVMDEPTAALNEQECEILFALVETLREQGRSIVYITHRMREIQRLANRVTVLKDGSVAARFDHVPEADKIVHAMVGRDIGNFYPDPAKAHEIGEVVLSVEEGGNASLSQISLGLREGEITGFAGVQGAGRNALAQALFGITPFTEGSVHINGKRVSFTSPRDAIRSGLVMLPGDRKSEGLALMQSVEDNGMISPRAFSSMFGYPKQTAHGDVKDMTVAFNALDLRAAHYGVEIQSLSGGNQQKAIVARWLALAPKILIFVEPTRGIDVNTKAGIYHRMRELAREGAAIMVISSDLPEVLGVSDRILVMNAGRIVAEFGRDASEQEVMHAATDDDLLNTPALGTVGQSPEVTSSEGALQ
- a CDS encoding ABC transporter permease, with the translated sequence MSERTEIQPISGLSRMWDRLKQINPVFLVLLALIIVIAIISPHFLAPTGYMNFLKRAAPIAILAAGQLFVITSGGFDLSSGALVTLTVIGSSILLNGDPNATWWVISVMLGVGVCVGVINALVVAYLRVPSIIATLGMMITLGGIALTWSGGAPRGYLPDTFRFFGRTLIKDVPLIKILPVSVIVMVVICGLLWWLMHRTNYGKMLHSLGDNPKAAAFAGVPTVPVRMLAFVLSSLSAVIAGILLGGFAGVSTDVGTGLELQAITAAVIGGAQLLGGRGAVGATVAGALVLQAIFTLLNMLGFPKPLRDVVQGLILISAVALATYRRRKSAG
- a CDS encoding sugar phosphate isomerase/epimerase family protein — translated: MRLSVNLLCATGFVASDDLYLIDLAQQCGYDGVEIPLLSGDVDHYQWLGGELDKRGIARTCTAICPDAETDPTSADSEVRSKGVSHLDWIVDCASAMGAEVIGGPFHAPIGHFTGSGPTSDEWKRGAEAHHRMAERATKLGMKLALEPLNRFESHYLNTSEQAKRYAGMVDHPAFGIMYDTFHAHIEEKSQTEAIHELGSVMNVLHVSENDRGIPGTGQIDFAGIFAAAQDQKFDGWVVLEAFGSGLPELAAATRIWRPMFKDHETLFQEGGDFIRSCWSQVEVQV